The sequence CACACCCATAGATGTAATAGATGTTGTGCTTGAAAGAATCAAATATATGGATACACTCATACAATTCAAAGGCTTAAAGGTGAACACGCTCTTAAAGCCCAAGACGATCAGTATGGATAAGCGAAAACTGATATTACTGATAGATAACCTACTCTCAAATGCGATAAAATTCTCCAAAAAAAATGGTGAGATCCAAGTGAATTTGACAGAGCAATACTTTTCTGTAAAAGACAATGGTATCGGCATTTCAAAAGAAGATCAAAAAAGTATCTTTGATCGTTTTAAATCCACGAACAGTTTACATGGAGGATTTGGTGTAGGACTGGATATAGTGAATCAGATCTGTAAAGAGTACGATATAAAGATCGAACTGGAATCAGAGCCGTCTAAAGGGAGTGAATTTAAATTAATCTGGTCAACAAAATAAAATAAACTCTATATACTACTTTCAGGTGATGAAATTTTTTTATTATTCTGCTATCATTTAATCTATTAAATGTTAGAGGAGAATATAAATGAGTTTAATGAGAATTGTGTTACCGGTACTTTCTACAAGTATGCTAATGGCAGCATCAGGTGAGTCGATCTATCAAACAAAATGTGCAAGCTGTCATGGTAAAATGGCAGAAAAGAAAGCTTTGGGACACTCAAATGTTATCAAAGGTATGCCAGTTGATCAATTTGTCAAACTTACAAAAGCATTTGCAACAGGTGAGAAAAAAGCTATACCTATCGCTAAAATTGTTAAAAAGCAATTCATTGATGGATATAGTGATGAAGAGATACGATCAGTTGCTGAATATGTCAATAAATTATAGCGGTGTAAAACCACTATAAAACCTTAATTAACTTTACGGCCTGCGTAGTAGTTTATTTTCCATCCATCTTTTTCTTTTGAAAAGTAGAGTTTCTTTATTTTCCCATCTTCTGTGTAGTCAATTGTCTGTCTTTTTTCTCCGTTCCATGATACAGACTTTATATCTATTTCAGGAGAGTTCTTTCTAGCAATGAGGTCGTAGGAAAGCTTGGTT is a genomic window of Sulfurovum sp. XGS-02 containing:
- a CDS encoding c-type cytochrome, with translation MSLMRIVLPVLSTSMLMAASGESIYQTKCASCHGKMAEKKALGHSNVIKGMPVDQFVKLTKAFATGEKKAIPIAKIVKKQFIDGYSDEEIRSVAEYVNKL